A window of Cervus elaphus chromosome 23, mCerEla1.1, whole genome shotgun sequence genomic DNA:
ATGTATGCAAGTGATTGTGCCAAGGTGACAATTATATAATAGGATCATTTGTTTGGTGATCTATGCTTATTGGTAAACTCCTAAAGTATTAgaattccatggtggttcagtggttaagacttggtgctttAATGCCATGagcccagatttgatccttggtcagggaagtaatatcccacaagcctcacagtaaggcaaaaaaaaaaaaaaaaaaaattccctgaagTATTATTGATAAAACTTCCTTTCTTTAATCTCTAAAGCTTTGGTTAACTTCCCTTCGACAAGAGTTGGTCCGATCAGCCTtggaaaaatcactgaaaaatcTTCAACTGGACTATGTTGATCTCTATATTATTCATTTTCCACTGGCTGTGAAGGTTGGAAATATGTGTGATCAcatcaattttatttcttgtgTTAGAATGTGCATCAGCTTGCATGGATGGTTGAATTAAGATTTGTCTTAGTAGGTTGAAGGGACGATTACACTAGAGTAGAATCTCCCAAACAATAATTTGTGATCATCTTTTTACTGAGGTTCTTTGACTCCCTTACATGACTCCCTTACATGCCTCTCAGAGAAAAGATTTAATAATCTGAGAGTCTCTGCCAGAAAAATGTGAGGAAGTAGAAGCAGGCCAGTTCTGCACACAGTCCTGAATATGATTCCTGGGTCTCTGGGGATTTCATGAACCAAGAGTTTTGTGCAGCCGTGGTGAGCATGACACTGCCTTATATTGAACATGATGAGTTTCTCTTGTCTTTCACCCTTTCAAGTTGAGCATGTTTGGTTGTGCTCCCTCTGGGTGCATCTAAATTTTGTTCCTTTGTAAGGGCTTGGGAGAGATTGCATCCTCTCTTGCCTGACTGCATGATGAGGTTTGTAGACTGCACTTAGCTGTTAAGAATGGTTTACTGAGAACTCTTGATTTCAAGTTACAAAAAGCAGCTCCAACCATCTGATGCACAATAGCTTAGTGGACTATGCAGATGACAAGTCATAGCCACAGACAGCTTGGGGATTCTCAGTACTCTTCAGAAATATCTCCTAATTTCTACTGATttctattccttatcaggatgTTGCTCatggtttgcttattttttactgaaaattTTCCACTGGTGGCAAATATGACCTTGGGGCAGCTCAAGGTTCATGGCCATGACCATTTGAGGCCCTTGATCTTCCACAATGGTCTCAATGATCTTTGAGACCTTGATCTTCCACAATCTGTACCAACTAGAGGAGAGTGTTGCTGGTTCATGTGCTTGCCCTAGGGCATCTGATGCTCAGAGGTAAAAGGAAATCTGATTATCTAGCCCAGGTcaagtttgaaatttttattctgGAAATAAAGCCATGTAACTTACTGCCATTCTCAGATCAGAGATATTTCAAAAGAGGGAAGTACAGACAAAATTAACAGAAGTCACTTGAAGTCCTTTTTAGGACCTAGAAAAATTGTACTTATTACAACACGTATTGAGTGTAAAAAAGTAGAATAAGCCTCCCTCCTAAAGACCTTGCTTACGTCTCCATATGCAATCACTTTGCAAATATTAGTATCTAGAAAGTTGTAAACCTACCTCATGTAGGTTTAATCCCAGGTGCCTGGAAGCCTTGCTAAATGTGGAGAAATTATTTTGTGACATGTTTAAAATGACTGCTTCTATTCTAGCCAGGGGAGGAATTATTTCCAAAAGATGAAAATGGAAAACTGATAGCTGACTCAGTGGATCTCTGTCACACATGGGAGGTGAGTTCCAAGAGTAGAGAATtaaaggaggagacaggagagtGGAAACctccatcaattcttctgcctgTGAGAATGGGCTGTGGGCCATCAGACTCAGCAGTTCATGACCTCTAAGGGATATGATGCTGGGGTTGTGGGGAGGAAACCATTGCTGAAATGTTCACAGAGAGGAACAGAGGAGGAGAATCTGGGACAGTGAGACagatatttatttccttctatgtGATATGTGTTCTCCAGGGTTTTCCAAGGAGGAGATGGCAATTCTTCTTTTTGTGTCATGCCATtcttcccctctttccttcttGATAATCAATGCTAATTCTTGCTGCATGACactttttacagatttttttttcagcttttattcTTGTTCTATTGCCCATTCCGAGTGACTGCTCACCACCCTTCCCTCCCAGGCCCTTGAGAAGTGTAAGGACGCAGGGCTGACCAAATCCATCGGGGTGTCCAACTTCAACCACAAGCAGCTGGAGAAGATTCTGAACAAGCCAGGGCTCAAGTACAAGCCAGTCTGCAACCAGGTGAGCAGCTTagctcctctccctcctgctcttcACAACCTCCTTCTGCCCTGGAGCCTGATGTCtgtctgtcctcttctcctgttCATCCGACCTTTGTGGGTCAAAGGATTCTAGAGAGCGGAGCCTCTGTCTGGACTTTGTGAATGAAATCCATAACGATATCTCTGATAAAGCCTGGGTGGATAGGTGTGGAGGTCTTCCTGGTAAATTGTGGGTAGAATCCAGAACTAGAGGAAGGAGGCATTTCCCTGAGATGGAAGGATGACCAGATGGAGGGTGAAAGTGACTTGGAGCGAACTGCAAGCAGGAAGGAAGACAATGAAAACCTGGAAtggattcatgttgaggtttgacagaaaccagcaaaattctgtaaagtaatcatcctccagtaaaaaatcaattaattaaaaaaagaaactggaatgGGAAGTAATAAAGAGACAAATCAGCTGAGATGGATGTTAAGCATTCGTGTGGGGTTCTGTTGGCTGAATCCAAAATCTTGGTGTCTCAGCATTTATGAATCTCAACTGGgagcaaagaacagaaaaatgtgCTGGAGATGATGGAAATCATCCAGGTTAGAGGGGTAATTTAAAGGCTCATGGTGATGCTAACATTACATGAAATATTTACTCAGAAACATTTACTCAAATGTAGAGCCCACCTTTTGATTATTCAGTCTTAAACTGGTTTCCCCATACATGTCTATCATAAAATTAACTGTATAAACAcacttttctctatttctctcttgGTGTTGATATTTGCAGCTTACATCTTTTCCTGTCACATTAATAATACCTTTCCATATAATCTGACACTCTTCTCTGTTGACATTCTTCAGGTGGAATGTCACCCTTATCTCAACCAGAGGAAACTGTTGGATTTCTGCAAGTCACATGATATTGTTCTTGTTGCCTATGCTGCTCTGGGATCCCAACGACTAAAAGAATGGTATTGAACCCTAATGTAGAGAACgaggaatttatttaaaattcaatttttttattttttttttttttattttttttaatttttttattagttggaggctaattacttcacaataaaatagtttaaatcATATATTACTCAGATAACTCATAGGCACAGAGGATAAGCAGGGAGGGATGGAATGAATCCTTCTCTGTTATCTTCCCATCACCCAGCCAATTTTTCTACATTGTATTAGATTGTTGACCCATCAATAACAAATGTCTGCCTTAAAATCTATATATAATCCCCCAGTTGAGACCAGAGACACAAGTTTATATCATGAGTTACTTATTTATTAAACAATGAACATGTTTCTAAAAATACATGTCTAAGCCTCacatatcttttatttaaaattgggataataataTGTAACTTCCAGGTCTATCATGGTAACAAATTTCACTATGAATCATTTTTGTAAACATCTATAGAAAATTGAGTaatataaaaaatgatgaaatgaatAGTTCTATATTTTGGACTATTCAACTTGTATCAATACCTGTGAAaagtgacaattaaaaaaaaatttcccagtcTTTTCCCATCACTATTTCTTTTTGTGCCATTGTACAAACTTTAGAGCTATGAatggagaaaaacaacaaatgagaattaaaaaaggaaaaaaaaaaaatccaggagttTGGCAGTTCTGGTCTCACTCAAACATGCATCCAAATGACTGTGAGAACTTTGTAAAATAGATTGGGAGGTGCCACAgttgagtttctgattcagtgtgTCTGCATTTAAGCTGggaatttgtatttctaacaagatTCCCAGTAATGCTGATGCTCTTAGTACAtgggccacactttgagaagcactggtatAGATTGGACATACTTGGTCTGTTTGGTAAAACTACTCACAAACTGAGTACTTAGTCTCAGCTCCTCAGCATTTCTGAATTTCCTTCCAGGGTGAACCTGGACCTGCCCGTTCTCTTGGAGGACCCAGTTCTTTGTGCCATTGCCAATAAGCACAAGCAGACCCCAGCTCTGGTTGCCCTTCGTTACCAGATACAACGTGGGGTTGTGGTTCTGGCCAAGAGTTACAACAAGAAACGGATCAAAG
This region includes:
- the LOC122681814 gene encoding dihydrodiol dehydrogenase 3-like isoform X2; this encodes MDSKRQVKLNDGHFIPVLGFGTYAPPETAKSEAQEVTQFAIEVGFRHIDCAHVYQNEEQVGQAIRSKIADGTVKREDIFYTSKLWLTSLRQELVRSALEKSLKNLQLDYVDLYIIHFPLAVKPGEELFPKDENGKLIADSVDLCHTWEALEKCKDAGLTKSIGVSNFNHKQLEKILNKPGLKYKPVCNQVECHPYLNQRKLLDFCKSHDIVLVAYAALGSQRLKEWVNLDLPVLLEDPVLCAIANKHKQTPALVALRYQIQRGVVVLAKSYNKKRIKENIQVFDFELTPEDMKAIDGINRNIRYYEFLLGVSHPEYPFLEEY
- the LOC122681814 gene encoding dihydrodiol dehydrogenase 3-like isoform X3; protein product: MDSKRQVKLNDGHFIPVLGFGTYAPPETAKSEAQEVTQFAIEVGFRHIDCAHVYQNEEQVGQAIRSKIADGTVKREDIFYTSKLWLTSLRQELVRSALEKSLKNLQLDYVDLYIIHFPLAVKPGEELFPKDENGKLIADSVDLCHTWEALEKCKDAGLTKSIGVSNFNHKQLEKILNKPGLKYKPVCNQVECHPYLNQRKLLDFCKSHDIVLVAYAALGSQRLKEWVNLDLPVLLEDPVLCAIANKHKQTPALVALRYQIQRGVVVLAKSYNKKRIKENIQVFDFELTPEDMKAIDGINRNIRYYEFLLGVSHPEYPFSEEY